ACATCTTCTTTAGGAAAGGGCATTTTTTCAGCTTCACTGGGGCGCCTCCTCGAAACCCGCGGCCTGCGGGTAACCATCCAGAAATTTGACCCCTACATTAACGTAGATCCGGGCACGATGAACCCCTATGAACACGGGGAAGTGTATGTGACGAACGATGGTGCTGAAACCGACCTGGACCTGGGGCACTACGAACGTTTCCTTGGTATTCCTACGAGCCAGGCCAACAATGTGACCACCGGCCGTGTGTATCTGGAGGTAATTACCAAAGAACGGGAAGGCGCGTACCTTGGCAAAACCGTGCAGGTTGTCCCACACATCATCGACGAAATCAAAAGCTGGATGCTCAACCTGGGCAGCACGGGCGATTACGATATTGTATTTACCGAAATTGGCGGTACAGTGGGGGACATCGAAAGCCAGCCGTACCTGGAGGCAATTCGCCAATTGCGCTACGAACTGGGCCACGAAAATACGCTCATTGCACACCTCACCCTGGTACCCTACCTCAAAGCAGCCGGCGAGCTGAAAACCAAGCCTACCCAGCACTCTGTTAAAACACTGTTGGCGCACGGCCTGCAGCCGGATATGCTCATTTGCCGATCCGATCATCCTCTGGACTCCGATCTGCGCAGGAAAATTGCCCTGTTTTGTAACGTTGCTCCCAAGGCTGTTGTAGAGGCGCGTGATGCCGCAACAATCTACGAGATCCCGATGATCTACAAAAAACAGAGCCTTGATGATCTTGTAATGGAGCGTTTGGATATCAAACCAAGTGAACCGGCAGCAGACCAGACGCTTGATTCATGGATTGAGTTTGTAGAGCGCCTGAAGGCGCCAAAAGGCACCGTGAAAATTGCGCTGGTTGGGAAGTATGTAGAGCACCAGGATGCATATAAGTCGATATCAGAAAGCTTTGTGCTGGCCGGTGTAGCGCATGATGTAGAGGTCGAGATCGACTATATCTTGTCCGATGACCTGACGGCAGACAACGTTGCGTCGAAATTGAAAAACGTTGCCGGTATTCTGGTGGCACCCGGGTTTGGTGACCGCGGAATTGCAGGGAAACTCGAGGCCGTACGGTATGCCCGAGAAAAGGATGTCCCATTTTTTGGAATCTGCCTGGGCATGCAGTGCGCCATTATCGAATATGCCCGCAATGTTTGTGGCTGGGAGGATGCACACTCAACCGAGTTTGAGCCAGAGACACTGCACCCGGTTATCGACTTGATGGAGGAGCAGAAGAAGATTGCCGCCAAGGGGGGCACGATGCGTTTGGGCGCGTACGATTGCACACTCACAGAAGGCTCGCGCGTACGCGAGATCTATGGCGAGTCGATGGTGCAGGAGCGCCACCGCCACCGGTATGAGGTGAATAACCTGCTGCGCTACAAGCTACTTGAGCAGGGGATGCGCTTTGCTGGCATGAATACGGCAACAGACCTCGTCGAGATAATCGAACTGCCGGAGAATCGGTGGTTTGTCGGCGTGCAATTCCACCCCGAGTATAAATCTGTCGTAGGCAAACCCCATCCGTTATTCCGCTCGTTCGTAGGTGCAGCCGTCGCCTACGCAAAAGCCAAGCCCGGCAAAGCAGAAAACATTTACAAACTCGCCGCCGGAAACTGAGGGCGTTTTTAGTGTCGAATGCCGAGGGCTTGCGCAGGTCCTCCCCCCATGTCATCCTGAGCCCCCGAAGGATCTTGGGTTGGCGCAGTGCCGAATATGGATTGCTAATCGTGCATTAGCAACGTACTTCCCCCACATCATACCGCACCATTCTAAGGGGCTCAGGGGATACTAAACCTTGGCCGCTGAAAGCCGCAGTACAACCTTTCACAGGGCATGAGCCATTTTCTCGGCATTTCTGGCTTATACCCATATGCTTCATAAGCACATCGTGTCCCTTGATGGCGCAGAACTGTGCCAAAGGCATAACACGACCCACTTGCCCGGGTGTAGACAGCGATTTGTCTTGCTTGTGTATGCGTGTCTTTTTCTCTGGAAAATTCGTCGATCCTTGGATGGATTGGTTGATGGATACACACAACACGCAATACAAGCACGCACAATCACTGGCTGCATTCGGGTTGTGTGTATCAGGTAAGCGGGACTTGCCGGCGTTGTATGCAGCTTCACCCTGAAAAAGGGCAGCTTCACCTATTTCATTGAAAAGACTTGCCTAAAACAGGCTGATATTGCTAGCGGATTTAAATCATCAACCCAACCCGCAATTAGCATGCAACGCTTGTTTATAGTCCTTTTCATTTTAATACTGCCGGCCATAGCGAATGCCCAGTCGCCTGTGGGAATTATATCAGGTACAATCACCAATGCCGAAACCCAGCGGCCCCTGCAGGATGTGAATATACAGGTGTATAACACCACCCTCGGTGGGGCAACCAATGAAAACGGGCAATTCAAAATTACAAACGTACCCGTAGGGACCTACACACTGATTATATCTTCTGTTGGATTTACGCCGATCCAGGTTGCAGATATTGTGGTGCGTAGCAACCGCGTTTCTGAAGTATACAAGTCGCTCGAAGAAATGTATTTCGAGACAGACGAAGTTGTTGTTGAGGGCGGGAATTACTTCGAACAGACAACAGAGACGCTGACCAGTGTTCAGACTATGTCTTACGAAGAGATCCGGCGTGCTGCCGGTGCCATTGGTGACGTGTTGCGCTCGACCCAGGCGCTACCCGGTGTTGCTATCACCAATGACCAGCGGAATGATCTCGTAGTGCGTGGCGGGAGTCCGTCAGAAAATCTTATCCTGATAGACAACATTGAGGTACCCAGTCTGAACCATTTTGGCGCGCAGAATACGAGCGGCGGTCCAATTAGTATGCTCAATACAGAGTTTCTATCAGACGCTTCGTTTTTCTCAGGTGGTTTCTCTGCCAAGTATGGCAACCGGTTGTCCTCTGTCCTTGATATTTCGCTGCGTGAAGGGAGTAAAGAGCGGGTGTCAGCTGACCTGGAAATGGGTATCGCCGGCTTTGGCCTTGCAACAGAAGGCCCACTGGGCGAAAACGGTTCTTTCATTCTTTCCGTGCGCCGCAGTTACCTGGAACTGCTCGAAGATGCCATCGGCCTGACGGCTGTACCGGAATACTGGAACCTGAATGCAAAGGTGGTTTACGACATCAACCCGAAAAACAAGTTGACCTTTGTTAGCCTCGGCGGCATCGACGACATCCAGTTTAACGTGGATCCGACCGACCTGGAAGATCCCAGCCTTGAAAATGTTACCAGTGGTGGATGGCAGATTGTGAATGGCATCAATTGGCAACACCTCAT
The Bacteroidota bacterium genome window above contains:
- a CDS encoding CTP synthase, which codes for MHTKYIFVTGGVTSSLGKGIFSASLGRLLETRGLRVTIQKFDPYINVDPGTMNPYEHGEVYVTNDGAETDLDLGHYERFLGIPTSQANNVTTGRVYLEVITKEREGAYLGKTVQVVPHIIDEIKSWMLNLGSTGDYDIVFTEIGGTVGDIESQPYLEAIRQLRYELGHENTLIAHLTLVPYLKAAGELKTKPTQHSVKTLLAHGLQPDMLICRSDHPLDSDLRRKIALFCNVAPKAVVEARDAATIYEIPMIYKKQSLDDLVMERLDIKPSEPAADQTLDSWIEFVERLKAPKGTVKIALVGKYVEHQDAYKSISESFVLAGVAHDVEVEIDYILSDDLTADNVASKLKNVAGILVAPGFGDRGIAGKLEAVRYAREKDVPFFGICLGMQCAIIEYARNVCGWEDAHSTEFEPETLHPVIDLMEEQKKIAAKGGTMRLGAYDCTLTEGSRVREIYGESMVQERHRHRYEVNNLLRYKLLEQGMRFAGMNTATDLVEIIELPENRWFVGVQFHPEYKSVVGKPHPLFRSFVGAAVAYAKAKPGKAENIYKLAAGN